In a single window of the Falco rusticolus isolate bFalRus1 chromosome 11, bFalRus1.pri, whole genome shotgun sequence genome:
- the C11H1orf210 gene encoding type III endosome membrane protein TEMP has product MAPACLLGICSLLGAWSVVMGHPCSLDHQGRADCSRKSLLHSPSSLPSNITSLDLSFNSLVMPRHRTLLMHFPSLRSLNLSSNALLVLSPAVFSNLEALRLLDLSSCSIAYLHTDSFKGLGNLHTLLLRNNSLQELEVPFFLPLKALFHLDLQHNVLVSVDALSLELMEAVPQVRLEGNPWGCNCTAYPLQQWLQRRQAVQVTCASPPGLRGRELAALHPRDLGCRMKQRFPRGVSTARQIPVTHSNATTPPAGKGGRSWPYLVGFLVAAIVISILIALGAKCKLFHKNFASYRHRPLPETSSIGGSPMEDGSGWDRVSSGRGACERHPMPGAADLQAEDDDGFIEDNYIQPSEQLPGEEERESHLSI; this is encoded by the exons atggctcctgcctgcctgctcgGGATCTGCAGCCTCCTCGGCGCCTGGTCAGTGGTGATGGGACACCCCTGCAGCCTCGACCACCAG GGACGGGCTGACTGCAGCAGGAAGAGCCTCCTGCACTCTCCAAGTTCTCTTCCAAGCAACATCACCAGTTTGGACCTCTCCTTCAACTCCTTGGTCATGCCCCGTCACAGGACTCTCTTGATGCATTTCCCTTCACTGCGCTCCCTCAACCTCTCTAGCAATgccctgctggtgctgagcccaGCAGTGTTCTCCAACCTCGAGGCACTGCGTCTGCTGGACCTGAGTAGCTGCAGCATTGCCTACCTCCACACGGACTCTTTCAAGGGCTTGGGAAACTTGCACACACTGCTCCTAAGAAACAACAGTCTGCAAGAGCTTGAGGTCCCTTTCTTCCTGCCGCTGAAGGCTCTTTTCCATCTGGACCTACAGCACAATGTGCTGGTCTCTGTGGACGCTTTGAGCCTGGAGCTGATGGAGGCAGTCCCACAGGTCCGGCTGGAAGGGAACCCCTGGGGCTGCAACTGCACCGCATACCCTCTGCAGCAGTGGCTACAGCGCAGGCAAG CTGTGCAGGTGACCTGCGCGTcgcccccggggctgcggggccgggagcTCGCTGCCCTGCATCCCCGGGACCTCGGCTGCCGGATGAAGCAGCGGTTTCCTCGGGGGGTCAGCACGGCGCGGCAGATCCCAGTGACCCACAGCAACG CCACCACACCACCTGCcgggaaggggggaaggagcTGGCCGTACCTCGTGGGCTTCCTGGTGGCAGCAATTGTCATCTCCATCCTGATTGCACTGGGTGCCAAATGCAAGCTCTTCCACAAGAACTTCGCCAGCTACCGCCACCGGCCGCTGCCCGAAACCAGCTCGATCGGAGGCAGCCCGATGGAGGATGGCAGCGGCTGGGACAGGGTCTCCTCAGGCCGGGGGGCCTGCGAGAGACACCCCATGCCTGGTGCTGCCGACCTGCAAGCTGAGGATGATGATGGCTTCATTGAGGACAATTACATCCAGCCAAGTGAGCAGCTGCCAGGGGAAGAGGAGCGGGAGTCCCACCTCTCCATCTga
- the TMEM125 gene encoding transmembrane protein 125 — protein MPELAELSNPRTPADADHIQRNILEEHVELWWFQDPKKSILCYGMAVVLILACGIGGIILLYSTSSRSGEWRLAVGTTLCLLALLVLLKQLLSSAIQDMNCIRSRDQIELLKSGGFSDCLMLLLSALVLVVCGVVLTILSTTTMQLSPARPLASMFTSGVVLLTAGSAILLSLLLYLLCTSCRQAAPRSLETGDIRVFTISGRLAANRRLPPTSSMANLI, from the coding sequence ATGCCAGAGCTGGCAGAACTGAGCAACCCCCGCACCCCTGCGGACGCGGACCACATCCAGAGGAACATCTTGGAGGAGCATGTGGAGCTTTGGTGGTTCCAGGACCCCAAGAAGTCCATCCTGTGCTATGGGATGGCTGTGGTGCTGATCCTGGCCTGCGGGATTGGGGGCATCATCCTGCTGTACAGCACTAGCAGCCGGTCTGGGGAGTGGCGGCTGGCCGTGGGCACCACGCTTTGCCTCCTGGCCctgcttgtgctgctgaagcagctgctgagctctgcaatCCAGGACATGAACTGCATCCGCAGCCGGGATCAGATCGAGCTCCTGAAGAGCGGGGGCTTCTCGGACTGCctgatgctgctgctcagcGCCCTGGTGCTGGTGGTCTGTGGGGTTGTGCTCACCATCCTCTCCACCACGACCATGCAGCTCAGCCCCGCGCGGCCACTGGCCAGCATGTTCACCAGTGGGGTTGTCCTCCTGACTGCTGGCAGTGccatcctcctctccctgctgctctaCCTGCTCTGCACCTCCTGCCGCCAGGCTGCTCCTCGGAGCCTGGAGACTGGCGACATCCGTGTCTTCACCATCTCCGGCCGCCTTGCTGCGAACAGGCGGCTTCCTCCCACCTCCAGCATGGCCAACCTGATCTGA